From the bacterium genome, one window contains:
- a CDS encoding PHP domain-containing protein — MKGVFHIHTSYSFDTLMTPARIVNRAKSLGFDFAAITDHDTVKGSLEASALGILPIIIGAEYFTEKGDIIGLFLTKEITSRKSNEVIAEIRNQGGVVVLPHPCREHKLDAELLSAVDIIEVFNSKCSVRENAEALELAKKYKKVEIAGSDAHFLGNIGLTEVTLDFSGDMKSDIRNGKFKITKTAYSKSYCRIGTGLINFYKTTLLKKNIY, encoded by the coding sequence ATGAAAGGCGTTTTTCATATTCATACAAGTTATTCTTTTGATACTCTTATGACGCCTGCCCGAATAGTTAATCGAGCAAAATCCTTGGGGTTTGACTTTGCCGCCATTACCGACCATGACACTGTAAAAGGCTCATTAGAGGCAAGCGCTCTCGGTATTCTGCCAATAATAATAGGAGCAGAGTATTTCACAGAGAAAGGAGACATCATAGGTTTATTTTTAACAAAAGAAATAACTTCAAGAAAAAGCAATGAAGTTATCGCAGAAATAAGAAATCAGGGGGGGGTTGTAGTTTTACCGCATCCTTGCAGGGAACATAAACTTGATGCCGAATTGCTTTCCGCTGTTGACATAATAGAAGTTTTTAATTCCAAATGCAGCGTCAGAGAAAACGCGGAAGCATTGGAACTTGCAAAAAAATACAAAAAAGTAGAAATCGCAGGTTCCGATGCGCATTTTTTAGGAAATATTGGGTTGACGGAAGTAACTCTGGATTTTTCGGGAGATATGAAATCGGATATCAGGAACGGGAAATTCAAGATAACAAAAACCGCCTACAGCAAATCATATTGTAGGATAGGGACAGGACTGATTAATTTTTACAAAACGACTCTTCTGAAAAAGAATATTTATTAA
- a CDS encoding RluA family pseudouridine synthase: MTDFPIIVRPKEKIRLDKYLYKSGLGISRSQIQKLIENGNVLVNDNPTKSHTILKYGDKVFVDYQKPQPFQAKAESILLDIIFEDEDVIVINKPPGMVTHPAPGHLGGTLVNALLGHCELCKDTDRTRPGVIHRIDKDTSGLLIFAKTNTALLGLSKQIEARSVKRKYIAFVWGKLPSAEGTVNAPIGRNTIERKIMAVTPLNSRKAITHYKVINKFKYITEIKASLDTGRTHQIRVHFNHIGNPVVGDPTYGGRKQLPGVPVEEFNNIMGIISRQALHAAFIEFIHPISKEAVSFSAPLPDDMQQLSQYLSTSLKTSLSGSLKTTSL; encoded by the coding sequence ATGACCGATTTCCCTATAATAGTAAGGCCAAAAGAGAAAATAAGACTGGATAAATATTTATATAAATCAGGGCTTGGCATATCAAGGTCACAAATTCAGAAACTAATAGAAAATGGCAACGTTCTTGTAAACGATAATCCTACAAAATCGCATACGATTTTAAAATACGGGGACAAAGTTTTCGTAGATTACCAGAAACCTCAACCTTTTCAGGCAAAAGCGGAATCGATTCTTCTTGACATAATTTTTGAGGATGAGGACGTTATCGTAATAAATAAACCGCCGGGTATGGTAACTCATCCTGCGCCCGGACATTTGGGGGGTACTCTTGTAAACGCATTACTCGGTCATTGTGAGTTGTGTAAGGACACAGACAGAACGCGTCCCGGAGTAATCCATCGTATTGATAAGGACACTTCAGGACTACTTATTTTTGCCAAAACAAATACTGCATTATTAGGTCTTTCTAAACAAATAGAAGCCCGGAGCGTAAAACGCAAATATATTGCGTTTGTATGGGGCAAACTGCCGTCTGCGGAAGGCACAGTAAATGCGCCAATTGGCAGGAACACCATAGAACGTAAGATAATGGCCGTGACCCCTTTGAATTCAAGAAAAGCAATTACACATTATAAAGTAATAAACAAATTTAAGTATATAACGGAAATTAAAGCAAGTTTAGACACGGGTAGAACCCATCAAATAAGAGTGCATTTTAATCATATCGGGAACCCGGTTGTTGGCGACCCGACTTATGGTGGGCGGAAACAATTGCCCGGAGTTCCTGTTGAGGAATTCAATAATATTATGGGGATAATTTCAAGACAGGCATTACACGCAGCGTTCATTGAATTTATACATCCTATTTCTAAGGAGGCCGTTTCTTTTTCTGCACCTTTACCTGATGATATGCAACAATTATCACAGTATCTTTCGACTTCACTCAAGACAAGCCTTTCGGGTTCGCTCAAGACAACTTCGCTTTAA
- the ptsP gene encoding phosphoenolpyruvate--protein phosphotransferase, whose protein sequence is MRNKIIRGIPASPGIIITKAVLYEEEKFFVPIRESKGKAYEISKFELAIQKTKEEILVIQQDFLKKTDASRARILEAQFLVLEDKTLIDGTIDLIKKGDTAEAALEQTTSKILYRLNKIEDEYLKARISDIKDVTTRLMRNLTYKPKKSNIMQTKHSIIAEELTPSEIASLSDNVIAIATDLGGENSHTAIMARAIGMPAVMGLKEATKLINMNDTVIIDGNQGVLIIDPDEATLRTYDKKIKRFQQYGKELKNLISLPAETLDGNSIDISCNIDVIEEVDMAIQNNSAGVGLLRTEFLYLTSKQLPNENEQYKIYNYIAEKMYPNSVVIRTLDIGGDKLTADLKFTESNPFLGCRGIRYSLANKKLFIAQIKAILRASKKGNVRILLPMVSEVKELILAKFYIEIAKTELKNEKIAYDSNIGVGVMIEVPAAAIIARPLAQEADFLSIGSNDLFQYTLACDRTNPKVNCSYNPLQPAVFQLIKSTIEQAHKARKWVSCCGELAAEPIAIPILIGMGIDVLSVAPIRLLEVKKIVRSLSMKEAREIATKALEIETITEMETFINEVIIKIPAIREILKERGGTV, encoded by the coding sequence ATGAGGAATAAAATAATCAGGGGAATACCTGCTTCGCCAGGGATAATTATAACAAAAGCAGTCCTTTACGAAGAAGAAAAATTCTTTGTTCCCATTAGAGAGAGCAAAGGGAAAGCTTACGAGATAAGTAAATTTGAGTTGGCAATACAAAAAACAAAAGAAGAAATACTGGTTATTCAGCAAGATTTTCTGAAAAAAACCGACGCTTCCCGGGCAAGAATACTGGAAGCCCAATTTCTTGTTCTTGAAGACAAAACATTAATAGATGGAACTATTGACCTCATAAAAAAAGGCGATACGGCAGAAGCGGCGCTAGAACAGACAACGAGTAAAATATTATACAGGTTAAATAAAATAGAAGACGAGTATCTTAAAGCAAGAATAAGCGACATAAAAGACGTAACCACAAGGTTAATGAGAAATTTAACCTATAAGCCAAAGAAAAGCAATATTATGCAGACGAAACACTCAATTATTGCAGAAGAACTAACGCCATCTGAAATAGCTTCTTTGTCTGATAACGTAATCGCAATTGCAACCGACCTTGGCGGCGAAAATTCTCATACGGCTATAATGGCAAGAGCAATAGGAATGCCTGCAGTAATGGGACTTAAAGAAGCCACTAAATTGATAAATATGAATGACACCGTAATTATCGACGGTAATCAGGGAGTATTAATAATCGACCCCGATGAGGCTACGTTAAGAACTTACGATAAAAAAATAAAAAGGTTTCAACAATACGGCAAAGAACTTAAAAACCTGATTTCTTTGCCTGCAGAGACATTAGACGGGAATTCAATAGATATCTCCTGTAATATAGATGTGATAGAAGAAGTCGACATGGCAATACAAAACAATTCGGCCGGGGTAGGTTTATTAAGAACGGAGTTCCTATATTTAACAAGTAAACAACTACCCAACGAAAATGAGCAATATAAAATATATAATTACATTGCAGAAAAAATGTATCCAAACTCTGTAGTGATAAGAACCTTAGATATTGGCGGCGATAAACTTACCGCTGACCTTAAATTTACAGAATCAAATCCTTTTCTCGGTTGCAGAGGGATAAGGTATTCTCTTGCAAATAAAAAATTATTTATTGCACAAATTAAAGCTATCTTAAGGGCAAGCAAAAAAGGCAACGTCAGAATATTATTACCAATGGTAAGCGAAGTAAAAGAGTTGATACTTGCTAAATTCTATATAGAGATAGCAAAAACTGAACTTAAAAACGAGAAAATAGCTTACGACTCAAATATTGGCGTTGGCGTAATGATAGAAGTTCCGGCGGCGGCCATAATCGCAAGACCTCTTGCCCAGGAAGCAGATTTTCTTTCCATAGGCTCAAACGATCTGTTCCAGTATACTCTTGCCTGTGACAGAACAAACCCAAAGGTAAATTGTTCCTATAATCCTTTACAACCAGCCGTGTTTCAACTAATAAAATCAACCATTGAGCAAGCACACAAAGCAAGGAAATGGGTTAGTTGCTGCGGCGAACTTGCGGCAGAACCGATTGCCATTCCAATCCTAATCGGAATGGGAATAGATGTTCTTTCCGTTGCCCCGATAAGACTTCTTGAAGTGAAGAAAATCGTCAGGAGTTTGTCTATGAAAGAAGCAAGAGAAATTGCTACTAAAGCGTTGGAAATAGAAACCATAACCGAAATGGAAACTTTTATAAATGAAGTAATAATAAAAATCCCGGCGATAAGAGAAATACTAAAAGAACGAGGAGGTACAGTATGA
- a CDS encoding T9SS type A sorting domain-containing protein — translation MKKLLLVCVILGTKNIFAGAPDTMWTRTYGKPYPYIDAYSICQTNDGNFIVAEPGVMKIKPNGDTIWTRSYTVGNYAYCYSASQTEDGGFIITGFTYSNNYDVYLARTNTIGDTMWTKIYGGANGDEGYSALQMKNGGFIIAGYTGSFGPGNRVYIIGTDCNGDSLWAKAFGGTTYSCGCSMCEAQDSGFVIAGGKNNSSVYVVKIDCTGDTMWTRAYGSCTRGAYSICQFSPERDSGFIIVGDLNAGRGIYLLRINSNGDSVWTKTYSKESTAGYSICRTQDGGFVIAGGTYVASSYDDYLYLMKTNCYGDSLWTGRYRTLKYLTYYYDCRGYSICQAKDGTLIVVGKASHSDNYVYVVRFKHEIAAEESNTPTVFSCKSYPNPVSSNLSVEYSLPGSNTLSEQEVKLTIYDISGTRIKTLVNETQPIGKHIIHWNGKDDANRKVSAGIYFYSLSAGNYKSINKFILMKH, via the coding sequence ATGAAAAAACTTCTTCTTGTCTGTGTTATTTTAGGAACTAAAAATATTTTCGCTGGGGCACCGGATACTATGTGGACAAGAACTTATGGCAAACCTTATCCCTATATAGATGCCTATTCAATTTGTCAGACAAATGACGGAAATTTTATAGTCGCAGAACCGGGTGTTATGAAAATAAAACCTAATGGCGATACAATATGGACAAGAAGTTACACTGTTGGTAATTATGCTTATTGTTATTCGGCTTCCCAGACAGAAGACGGAGGATTTATTATTACAGGATTTACATACTCAAATAATTACGATGTTTATCTTGCACGAACAAATACTATTGGTGATACAATGTGGACAAAAATTTATGGCGGAGCTAACGGTGATGAGGGATATTCAGCACTCCAGATGAAAAACGGTGGATTTATAATTGCAGGCTATACAGGCTCTTTTGGTCCCGGAAATAGGGTTTATATCATAGGAACGGACTGCAACGGAGATTCTTTATGGGCAAAAGCTTTTGGCGGAACTACTTATTCTTGCGGGTGTTCAATGTGTGAGGCACAGGATAGTGGGTTTGTAATTGCGGGAGGGAAAAACAATAGTAGCGTTTACGTTGTAAAGATAGATTGTACAGGGGATACAATGTGGACTAGAGCCTATGGAAGTTGTACTCGTGGTGCTTATTCAATTTGCCAATTCTCTCCGGAAAGGGATAGCGGTTTTATAATTGTAGGAGACTTAAATGCCGGCAGAGGAATTTATCTCTTAAGAATAAATTCCAATGGCGACAGCGTCTGGACAAAAACTTATTCTAAAGAGAGCACTGCTGGTTATTCAATTTGCCGGACTCAGGATGGTGGATTTGTTATCGCAGGAGGAACATACGTAGCTTCTTCCTATGATGATTATCTTTATCTTATGAAAACAAATTGCTATGGCGATAGTCTTTGGACGGGACGCTACCGTACGCTTAAGTATCTTACCTATTATTATGATTGTAGGGGATATTCGATTTGTCAGGCAAAGGACGGCACTCTTATCGTTGTAGGAAAGGCAAGTCATAGTGATAACTATGTTTATGTTGTGAGGTTCAAACACGAAATAGCTGCAGAAGAATCCAATACTCCTACTGTCTTTTCCTGCAAATCCTATCCTAACCCCGTATCTTCAAACTTATCTGTTGAGTATAGTCTTCCCGGTTCAAACACATTATCAGAGCAAGAAGTTAAATTAACAATTTACGATATCTCAGGCACTCGTATAAAAACACTGGTTAATGAAACCCAGCCAATCGGAAAACATATAATCCACTGGAATGGTAAAGATGATGCAAATCGAAAGGTTTCTGCGGGTATATACTTTTATTCCCTGTCTGCCGGCAATTACAAATCAATTAATAAGTTTATTCTTATGAAACATTAA
- a CDS encoding oligosaccharide flippase family protein has product MKFRNEVSRTIITQIFILLFGIGTSIVLNRLLGPTLKGELVALLVIPQLIVAFTNLGLGTSLSYHLGKGKYPEADIIKTNFVCSLVLGIIGVGIGWFVLRNSYPELNILFRYFILGMIIFGLWFDYLPDIFLGNGKMGVYNYWHLLKAITEFLLIVVFVLAITNKLQGAITGIFIQNLSLWILSIILFMKLALKGKINFSYLKEGLNFGYKIFFTNVLIFLSYRLDILLLKWLSNTTQIGYYSTAVSLAEKLWIIPGAISLVLYSKIVSSKNAENYDSNKVLRVTRISFWVITGIAIVSIFLIKPVIEILYSARFLPSVTPYIILLPGTIALVVVKLLMAEIVGKWGKPELSIIGMLIVVFTNIGLNLILIPKLNIAGAAIASTVAYTVQFVYFITVYNKVTHIPVKEIFALRKKDFTMSN; this is encoded by the coding sequence ATGAAATTCAGGAATGAAGTTAGCCGTACAATAATAACACAAATATTCATTCTGTTGTTTGGCATCGGGACGAGTATCGTATTAAATCGGTTACTCGGTCCGACTCTTAAAGGCGAACTTGTTGCCTTGCTTGTTATCCCTCAACTCATTGTCGCATTTACAAATTTAGGATTAGGAACTTCTTTATCTTACCATCTTGGAAAAGGTAAATATCCCGAAGCGGATATTATAAAAACTAACTTTGTTTGTTCATTAGTATTGGGAATTATAGGAGTCGGCATCGGTTGGTTTGTGTTAAGAAATTCATATCCCGAGCTGAATATCTTGTTTCGTTATTTTATTTTGGGAATGATAATTTTTGGATTATGGTTCGATTATTTACCTGATATATTTTTAGGTAACGGTAAAATGGGAGTATATAATTATTGGCATTTGTTGAAAGCAATAACCGAATTTTTACTTATAGTAGTTTTTGTTTTAGCGATTACAAACAAATTACAGGGCGCAATTACGGGTATCTTTATCCAAAACTTATCTCTGTGGATATTAAGTATAATTCTTTTTATGAAACTTGCGCTAAAAGGAAAAATAAATTTTTCATACCTGAAAGAAGGATTAAACTTTGGATATAAAATATTTTTTACCAATGTTCTTATATTCTTAAGTTATAGATTGGACATTTTATTATTAAAATGGTTATCCAATACAACACAAATAGGATATTATTCCACGGCAGTATCGCTTGCAGAAAAACTCTGGATTATTCCGGGTGCCATTTCGCTTGTTTTGTATTCAAAAATAGTTTCTTCGAAAAATGCCGAAAATTACGACAGCAATAAAGTATTGCGGGTAACAAGAATTTCGTTCTGGGTAATTACCGGAATTGCCATTGTTTCCATATTCCTTATAAAACCCGTGATAGAAATACTTTATTCTGCCAGATTCTTACCTTCCGTTACTCCATATATTATTTTGCTTCCCGGGACTATTGCATTAGTAGTGGTTAAATTATTAATGGCTGAAATAGTTGGCAAATGGGGAAAACCGGAACTATCAATAATCGGAATGTTGATTGTAGTATTTACAAATATAGGGTTAAACTTAATATTAATTCCTAAACTTAATATCGCCGGTGCCGCCATTGCATCAACCGTAGCTTATACTGTCCAATTTGTTTATTTTATCACCGTATACAATAAGGTGACTCATATCCCGGTAAAAGAAATCTTTGCTTTGAGAAAAAAAGACTTTACAATGTCCAATTAA
- the rph gene encoding ribonuclease PH gives MKRKDNRKIDEIRPIKIEKDYLKDAEGSCLIQVGNTVVVCSATVENRVPVFLRESNSGWITAEYGMLPRSCKERVSRERNHGRTHEIQRLIGRALRSVTNLPRLKDFTITVDCDVLQADGGTRTAAITGSWVALFDAVQHMISKGWITNSPLKEALAAISVGIVDDVPILDLAYDEDSSAKVDMNVVMTESMKFVEIQGTGEKNSFTKTEFDQMLQLAEQGIKQLIEIQRKVLFVDPYFKK, from the coding sequence ATGAAGAGAAAAGACAATAGAAAGATTGATGAAATCAGACCAATAAAAATAGAAAAAGATTATCTTAAGGATGCCGAAGGGTCCTGTCTTATTCAAGTCGGTAACACCGTAGTTGTTTGTTCCGCTACGGTAGAGAACAGAGTTCCCGTTTTTTTAAGGGAAAGCAATTCGGGGTGGATTACCGCCGAATATGGTATGTTACCAAGAAGTTGCAAAGAACGCGTTTCCCGTGAAAGGAATCACGGAAGAACTCACGAAATTCAGAGACTTATAGGCAGAGCACTTCGTAGCGTTACTAATTTACCGAGACTTAAAGATTTTACCATAACTGTTGATTGCGATGTGTTACAAGCGGACGGGGGGACAAGAACCGCAGCAATTACCGGAAGTTGGGTAGCTCTTTTTGATGCCGTCCAGCATATGATATCAAAAGGATGGATTACGAATTCTCCTTTAAAAGAAGCCCTGGCCGCAATATCTGTCGGTATAGTAGACGATGTCCCTATTCTTGATTTGGCTTATGATGAAGATTCTTCCGCAAAAGTAGATATGAACGTCGTAATGACGGAAAGCATGAAGTTTGTTGAAATTCAAGGAACGGGAGAAAAAAATTCTTTTACGAAAACAGAGTTTGACCAAATGCTTCAACTTGCCGAACAGGGAATAAAACAATTAATAGAAATTCAACGGAAAGTATTATTCGTTGACCCTTATTTCAAAAAATAG
- a CDS encoding HPr family phosphocarrier protein, with amino-acid sequence MVKKDIVIKNKLGIHARPATMIVKAASKYKSNITFEKDGESVNAKSIMELLLLEAYNGTKIKITADGVDEEKAMTTIVDIIERGFDEE; translated from the coding sequence GTGGTAAAAAAAGATATCGTAATAAAAAATAAGTTAGGAATTCATGCAAGACCGGCAACGATGATTGTCAAGGCAGCAAGTAAATACAAATCAAACATAACTTTTGAAAAAGACGGGGAATCCGTAAACGCAAAATCCATTATGGAATTATTGTTGCTTGAAGCATATAATGGCACAAAAATTAAAATAACGGCCGACGGTGTAGACGAAGAAAAAGCTATGACTACTATTGTGGATATCATAGAAAGAGGTTTTGATGAGGAATAA
- a CDS encoding MBL fold metallo-hydrolase, with amino-acid sequence MKIKYLAHASFLFETEKGIKIITDPYKSDGLGGKIKYNPITEKTDIVIISHEHMDHNYTDDIPGNPTIINGIGVSATNGITFNGISSYHDNFSGSQRGKNTIFIFKADGITFCHMGDLGHLITPELKNNIGKIDVLFIPIGGTYTITSEEAQKVVDTLRPMIVVPMHYKTSGTTLPISNLEDFIKSKTNIKQAGTVAEIKLPAKQEIWVFQPACLPL; translated from the coding sequence ATGAAAATAAAGTATTTGGCTCATGCAAGTTTTCTTTTTGAGACGGAAAAAGGAATAAAAATAATTACTGACCCCTATAAGTCCGATGGCCTGGGGGGAAAGATAAAATACAATCCTATAACGGAAAAAACGGATATTGTTATCATATCCCACGAACATATGGACCATAATTATACGGATGATATTCCGGGAAATCCAACCATTATAAATGGGATAGGAGTTTCTGCAACAAACGGAATAACCTTTAACGGTATCTCGTCTTATCATGATAATTTTTCAGGTTCACAAAGAGGGAAAAATACCATTTTTATATTCAAAGCAGATGGAATAACTTTCTGTCATATGGGAGATTTGGGACATTTAATTACGCCTGAACTTAAAAATAATATTGGGAAAATAGACGTATTGTTTATTCCTATAGGAGGAACTTATACGATAACTTCAGAAGAAGCACAAAAAGTTGTAGACACTCTGAGACCAATGATTGTAGTGCCTATGCATTACAAAACGTCCGGGACAACACTTCCGATTTCAAATCTGGAAGATTTTATAAAAAGTAAAACAAATATAAAACAGGCAGGGACAGTTGCAGAAATAAAACTGCCCGCAAAACAAGAAATATGGGTTTTTCAACCCGCCTGCCTTCCTTTATAG
- the yajC gene encoding preprotein translocase subunit YajC: protein MKKLGTLLAMVFGTTNMFAMAAPATGTPQKGSSLMTMVPLILIMVIFYFLILFPQRQQQKKLMDMIKNVKNGDKIITSGGIHGTVIKIDKTTITIQISASPKAEMTIEKSVIGKVIP, encoded by the coding sequence ATGAAAAAACTTGGGACACTTCTCGCGATGGTATTTGGAACTACAAATATGTTTGCAATGGCAGCGCCGGCAACCGGAACGCCACAAAAAGGAAGTTCTTTAATGACTATGGTTCCACTTATTCTTATAATGGTTATATTTTATTTTCTTATACTATTCCCACAGAGACAGCAACAAAAAAAATTGATGGATATGATTAAGAATGTAAAAAATGGAGATAAAATAATAACGTCCGGAGGGATTCACGGAACGGTAATTAAAATAGATAAGACTACTATTACTATACAAATATCCGCTTCGCCAAAAGCAGAGATGACTATTGAAAAATCTGTAATTGGCAAAGTAATTCCATAA
- a CDS encoding bifunctional phosphoglucose/phosphomannose isomerase, whose amino-acid sequence MKEVLIDFPTQFEDAIKATQNVKVPEVKNPANIVVCGMGGSAISGDLLAKYLADKVQIPVIVNRDYTAPTFINENSIVFVSSYSGNTEETLSAYNEVCKKTKNIICITSGGEVERLNPPYIVKVPAGYQPRCASGWMFTPMLVVLEKMGIIKDITSELKETITTLKNLAQEFSKENSLPFSIAQKLLNRFPIIYSDSQFEPVAKRWATQLNENAKVLAHFNVFPELNHNEIVGFENPKIDSMLLILTDKSYNKRVFKRIEITSRILAPYVGIQEIASKGDSLLARMFYLVYLGDWASYWLAILRGIDPTPVERIQGLKKELEK is encoded by the coding sequence ATGAAAGAAGTTTTGATTGATTTCCCGACTCAATTTGAAGATGCAATAAAAGCGACACAAAACGTAAAAGTTCCCGAAGTAAAAAATCCTGCAAATATTGTGGTTTGTGGAATGGGCGGTTCTGCAATTTCAGGTGATTTGCTTGCAAAATACCTGGCAGATAAAGTTCAAATACCTGTTATCGTAAATAGAGATTATACTGCACCAACATTTATTAATGAAAATAGTATCGTTTTTGTTTCAAGTTATTCGGGTAACACGGAAGAGACATTAAGCGCTTATAATGAAGTATGCAAGAAAACCAAAAATATTATATGCATAACATCGGGCGGTGAAGTTGAAAGGCTAAATCCTCCCTATATAGTAAAAGTCCCGGCGGGATATCAACCGAGATGCGCATCGGGATGGATGTTTACGCCTATGCTCGTTGTGTTAGAAAAAATGGGAATAATAAAAGATATAACTTCGGAATTAAAAGAAACGATAACTACTCTTAAAAATCTGGCACAAGAATTCTCTAAAGAAAATTCCTTGCCTTTTTCGATAGCACAGAAACTGTTAAATAGATTCCCAATAATTTATAGCGATTCCCAGTTTGAACCTGTAGCAAAAAGATGGGCTACACAGTTAAATGAAAATGCTAAAGTGCTTGCTCATTTTAACGTTTTCCCCGAACTTAATCATAATGAAATAGTAGGTTTCGAAAACCCCAAGATTGATTCTATGCTTTTGATTTTAACAGACAAAAGTTATAACAAAAGAGTTTTCAAAAGGATAGAAATTACAAGTCGCATACTTGCTCCGTATGTTGGAATCCAGGAGATAGCGTCAAAAGGCGATTCCCTGTTAGCAAGAATGTTTTATCTTGTTTATTTAGGAGATTGGGCTTCTTACTGGTTGGCAATTTTAAGAGGAATAGACCCGACTCCCGTTGAGAGAATACAGGGATTAAAAAAAGAGTTAGAAAAGTAA
- a CDS encoding sugar phosphate nucleotidyltransferase, protein MKVIIPVAGSGTRLRPHTYLLPKPLLMVAGKPIIGHILDKLKKDLHPFPDEVVFIVSYMADKIEKYIKENYSFKSTYIEQKDPLGLGHAIWLTKDVVKDAPSVIIYGDTVFEADLAGAVNTKTDACLGVKSVEDPRRFGVVELDKTGIAKRLVEKPDTPISNLAIVGVNFIKDTKLMLECIEENIKKGKTTKGEFQFTDAMQLMIDKGKKFNTFIIDEWLDCGTVESMLDTNQKLLNKLQYTVPPCGSSKIKPPVFIHPTAKIENSNIDSFVSIDKNVVIKNSTISNSIIYEDVVIENRTISNAIISTKGESNLAV, encoded by the coding sequence ATGAAAGTAATTATTCCTGTTGCAGGTTCCGGCACAAGACTCAGGCCGCATACATATCTTTTACCTAAACCTTTATTAATGGTTGCAGGAAAACCGATTATCGGACATATTCTGGATAAGTTAAAAAAAGATTTGCATCCGTTCCCGGATGAAGTTGTATTTATCGTAAGTTATATGGCAGATAAAATAGAAAAATATATAAAGGAAAATTACTCTTTCAAATCCACGTATATAGAACAAAAAGACCCTCTTGGACTCGGGCATGCAATCTGGCTTACGAAAGATGTAGTAAAAGATGCCCCATCTGTAATTATTTATGGGGACACGGTTTTTGAGGCAGACCTTGCCGGCGCAGTGAATACAAAAACAGATGCCTGTCTTGGAGTTAAGAGCGTAGAAGACCCGAGGAGATTCGGAGTCGTGGAATTGGATAAAACCGGAATTGCAAAAAGACTCGTTGAAAAACCGGATACCCCGATTTCTAACTTAGCAATAGTTGGTGTAAATTTTATCAAAGATACAAAACTTATGCTTGAGTGTATAGAAGAAAATATAAAAAAAGGCAAAACCACAAAAGGAGAATTCCAGTTCACGGATGCAATGCAGTTGATGATTGATAAAGGGAAGAAATTTAATACTTTCATAATAGACGAATGGCTTGATTGCGGGACAGTAGAATCAATGTTGGATACAAATCAGAAACTACTGAATAAACTTCAGTATACGGTTCCACCCTGTGGCAGTTCTAAAATTAAACCGCCAGTATTTATCCATCCAACGGCCAAGATTGAAAATTCAAATATAGATTCTTTTGTAAGTATTGATAAAAATGTAGTTATAAAAAATTCTACGATTTCAAACTCTATAATATATGAAGATGTGGTTATAGAAAATAGAACCATCTCAAATGCTATTATTTCGACGAAGGGTGAATCAAATTTAGCTGTATAG